The following are encoded in a window of Nocardia sp. BMG111209 genomic DNA:
- a CDS encoding ABC transporter ATP-binding protein: MATRFAGELKADSDFRPADTAAADPVVARVAGLTKAFGDRTVLDGIDLRIERGEFVALLGRSGSGKSTLLRALAGLDHEHGGELTVGGDVAVAFQEPRLVPWKRVRANLTLGLRGRDPKAAADAALAEVGLSDHADAWPLTLSGGEAQRAALARALVRDPDLLLLDEPFSALDALTRITIHTLVLELWAKHRPGVLLVTHDVDEALLLADRALVLADGRLAREIRVDLPRPRRRDHPRFTTLRGELLRELGVATDEDAVREESEEGNA, from the coding sequence ATGGCGACGCGGTTTGCTGGGGAACTGAAGGCGGACAGCGATTTTCGCCCGGCCGATACCGCCGCGGCCGATCCGGTCGTGGCCCGCGTGGCCGGGCTCACCAAGGCGTTCGGCGACCGCACCGTGCTGGACGGGATCGATCTGCGGATCGAGCGCGGCGAATTCGTGGCACTGCTCGGACGCAGCGGCAGCGGTAAATCGACGCTGCTGCGCGCCCTGGCCGGACTGGACCACGAGCACGGCGGCGAACTGACCGTCGGCGGCGATGTGGCCGTCGCCTTCCAGGAGCCGCGACTGGTGCCGTGGAAGCGGGTGCGCGCCAACCTGACTCTGGGTCTGCGTGGTCGCGATCCGAAGGCCGCCGCCGATGCGGCACTGGCCGAGGTCGGCCTGTCCGATCACGCCGACGCCTGGCCGCTGACGCTCTCCGGCGGCGAGGCCCAGCGCGCCGCACTGGCCCGCGCCCTGGTGCGCGATCCGGACCTGCTGCTGCTCGACGAGCCGTTCAGCGCGCTGGATGCGCTGACCCGCATCACGATTCACACGCTGGTGCTCGAACTGTGGGCCAAGCACCGGCCCGGCGTCCTGCTGGTCACCCACGACGTCGACGAGGCGCTGCTGCTGGCCGACCGCGCCCTGGTACTGGCCGACGGCCGGCTCGCGCGCGAGATCCGCGTCGACCTGCCCCGCCCGCGCCGGCGCGACCACCCACGCTTCACCACACTGCGCGGAGAACTGCTCCGCGAACTCGGCGTTGCCACAGATGAAGACGCCGTCCGAGAAGAATCCGAAGAAGGAAACGCATGA